ACCCCGTTACCTCGGCGAACCCCGACATCGCCTCCGCGAGGGTGCCGAACCCCGGGCGTTCTCGATAGGGACCGGTCTGCCCGAATCCGCTCGTGCGGACCATGACGAGGCCGGGGTTGACCTCGCTGAGCGCCTCCCAGCCGAGCCCCCAGCGCTCCATCGTCCCCGGGCGGAACCCCTCGACGAGGACGTCGGCGGAGGCGACGAGCCTCTCGAACGCTTCGGCACCGTCGGGGTCGCTCAGATCGAGGCCGACGCTCCGCTTGTTCCGCCCCAGCCACTTCCACGAGAGTTCCTGCCCCTCCCGGCCGAAGTTCCGGATGGAGTCGCCGTACTCGGGGTGTTCGACCTTGATGACGTCCGCGCCGAAGTCGGCCATGAACGTCGCGGCCATCGGGCCGGCGATGAGCGTCGCGCAGTCTATCACCGTGACGTCCGCAAGCGGCTTGGTAGCCATCGACGACGGTTTCTCGGCCGGTGAGATAAAGCGTTCGCCGCTGCGCACACTCTCCCCCTCGCCACGCCCGCCTCCCGTGACAACACTTTTGCCGTCGCCCGACCGACCGACACCGCCGTATGTCACCCGTACACACCCCGAGGGAGGTCGCGGAGGAGTTCTTCGCCCGCATGGAGGACGACCGCCGCGAGACGGTCGGTGAACTGTTCGCCGCCGACGCCGTGATCACGGTCCCCGGCGCGCGTTTCGACGGGCCGGACGCGGCCGACGCGCTGCTCGAGCACCTCGCCCCCCGGTACGACTGGGCGGCCAAGCGGTTCGACCGCTGGATCGAGACCGACACCGAGGTCGTGAGCATCGGTACGCTCTACGGCGTCGACGGCGACGGCGAGGAGTTCTCCGGCGTCCGCTACGTCGACGTCTACGAGGTCGAGGACGGTCGAATCCGGCGCGTCGACATCTGGAACGACCTGGCCGTCGACGGGGTCGTATGACCCGAACCGGCGTCCTGTTCTCGCTCACCGACGACCTGGATCTCGTGCGGCGGGCGGAGGCGTACGGCTACGAGAGCGTCTGGGCCGCGGAGGGCCAGGGGAAGACGGCGTTCGGGAAGCTCGAACGCTGGGCGACCGCGACCGATCGGATCGGGCTCGCGACGGGTATCGTGAACGTGTTTTCGCGGACGCCGGCCGGGCTGGCGCAGGCGGCGGCGACGCTGGACGCGCACTCCGAGGGCCGGGCGATTCTGGGCCTCGGGGTCGCCCACCCGGGAGTCGTGGAAGACTTCCACGGCGTCCCCTTCGACCGGCCGCTCGACCGCCTCCACGAGTACGTCGAACTCGTTCGGTGGTACCTCCGCGGTGACGGTGAGCCGTTCGAGGGTGTGTTTTTTTCGCCGTCGCGGCCGCGGTTCTGGGGGGCGTTCGAGCCGGTGCGTCGGGAGATCCCGATCTACAACGCGGCGCTCGGCCCCGCGAACGTCCGCCTCACCGGACAGGTCGCCGACGGCTGGCTGCCGAACCTCTACCCGACGTCTCAGTTCGAGGAGGCGATGGGATGGCTAGAGACCGGCGCTGAACGCGCCGGGCGGGATCCGGACGACATCGACGTCGCGATGTACGTACTCACCGTCCCCGACGACGACCGCGAGGCGGCGCGTCGTCGGGCCGCCGAACACGTCGCCTACTACCTGCGCGACCTCCCCGGCTACTACGATCGGCCGGCCGAGGCGGCCGGGTTCGCCGACGAGGTGGCGAGCGTGAAGGCCGCCGGATCGACGGCCGAGGGGGCGCGGCGGATCAGCGACGCCCTCGTCGACGCCCTGGCCGTCGCCGGGACGCCCGACGAGTGTCGCGACCGGATCGACCGCCTCCGCGTGGCGGGCGTCGACCTCCCCATCGTCCGGGCCCCGTCGGGCGCGAGTCGCGCCCTCGAGGAACGGGTGCTGGAGACGTTCGCACCGGAGGGCGCATGACCGAACTCAGGTGTCTCTCGCTCAACGGGCTGATGCACGGCAACGGGTTCCCGACGGCGTCGCTGGACGCCGGTCTCGACCGCGATCCGCACTTCGTGGGCGTCGACGCCGGTTCGACCGACGGCGGCCCCTACTTCCTCGGCTCCGGCGAGAATATGCACTCCTCGCGCCGGGCCGTGAAACAGGTCTACCGGACGCTCCTCACGCGGTGTCTCGACGCCGACGTCCCCCTCCTCGTCGGGTCCGCGGCGACCGCCGGGGCGGACGTACACGTCGACTGGACCGCCGCCCTCGTCCGCGAGATCGCCGCCGCGGAGGGGCTCGCGTTCGATCTGGGGATCGTCTACTGCGAGCAGTCGATCGGCGACCTGGTCGCGGCGATCGAGTCGGGACGCACCGAACCGCTCGACGAGTCGCCGCCGCTGGACGTGGCGACCGTCGAGGCGGCCGAGCGGGTCGTGGCGATGGCCGGCCCCGAGGTGTTCGTCGAGGCGCTCGACCGAGGTGCGGACGTCGTCGTGGCGGGCCGGTGCTCGGACGTCGCCATCTACAAGGCGATGGCCGTCCGGGAGGGGCTTCACGAGGGGCTGGCGACGCACCTCGCGAAGACCATCGAGTGCGGGGGACTCATCGCAACGCCGCGGGGCGGCGACTGCGTCCTCGGGACGCTCACCGACGACGCGTTCACCGTCACGCCGACGAACCCCGCGAAGCGGACCGACCCGCTCACGGTCGCGTCCCACCTGCTGTACGAGACGGCCGACCCGACCCGGTTCGTCGAGCCGCGGGGCGTCCTCCACACGGGAGACGCGACGTACGACGCGGTCGACGACCGAACCGTCCGCGTCACCGGTTCGAGGTTCCAGCGGGCCGACGACTACACGGTGAAGCTAGAGGGAGCGCGGGAGGTGGGCCACCGGGGCGTAGCGACCGC
The window above is part of the Halomarina pelagica genome. Proteins encoded here:
- a CDS encoding nuclear transport factor 2 family protein, which encodes MSPVHTPREVAEEFFARMEDDRRETVGELFAADAVITVPGARFDGPDAADALLEHLAPRYDWAAKRFDRWIETDTEVVSIGTLYGVDGDGEEFSGVRYVDVYEVEDGRIRRVDIWNDLAVDGVV
- a CDS encoding LLM class flavin-dependent oxidoreductase: MTRTGVLFSLTDDLDLVRRAEAYGYESVWAAEGQGKTAFGKLERWATATDRIGLATGIVNVFSRTPAGLAQAAATLDAHSEGRAILGLGVAHPGVVEDFHGVPFDRPLDRLHEYVELVRWYLRGDGEPFEGVFFSPSRPRFWGAFEPVRREIPIYNAALGPANVRLTGQVADGWLPNLYPTSQFEEAMGWLETGAERAGRDPDDIDVAMYVLTVPDDDREAARRRAAEHVAYYLRDLPGYYDRPAEAAGFADEVASVKAAGSTAEGARRISDALVDALAVAGTPDECRDRIDRLRVAGVDLPIVRAPSGASRALEERVLETFAPEGA
- a CDS encoding acyclic terpene utilization AtuA family protein, whose amino-acid sequence is MTELRCLSLNGLMHGNGFPTASLDAGLDRDPHFVGVDAGSTDGGPYFLGSGENMHSSRRAVKQVYRTLLTRCLDADVPLLVGSAATAGADVHVDWTAALVREIAAAEGLAFDLGIVYCEQSIGDLVAAIESGRTEPLDESPPLDVATVEAAERVVAMAGPEVFVEALDRGADVVVAGRCSDVAIYKAMAVREGLHEGLATHLAKTIECGGLIATPRGGDCVLGTLTDDAFTVTPTNPAKRTDPLTVASHLLYETADPTRFVEPRGVLHTGDATYDAVDDRTVRVTGSRFQRADDYTVKLEGAREVGHRGVATAGIRDPTAVAELDALLTAARTAVDEKASRLGLATHAFSIDVRVYGRDGVMGGREPTPDAGHEVGLFVEAVAPDAGTVDDLLEEFTYALFVSDFPGRRTTAGNAAFPTSPAHAPVGPAYEFSVWHRLRVADPLDPVRIEVERVGGSA